From Lewinellaceae bacterium:
GCCGTTAAATTTTTCATTGTACAATCATTTTTTTGGTTATCAGTCTGTTTAAAAGTGCGTTCAAATTTCGTTTTCAACTTCAACCCGAAGCTTGCCCGACTGTAAAAGCGGGTATGAGATTTGAACACACTTAGGCACGAGGAAAGAATAAAGTGTTCAATTATGGGGCAGTAATTTTTGTGCCAGGCAAGGCGCGAAGAATGAGGATAGCCAAAGCTACCTGAGTGATGAGCAACGCAGCATGGCGCAAAAAGGACAAGCCAGAATGGACAGTTTATTCTTTCGTCGTGCCTTATATCCTTATCGAATGTCAGGGACAAAACTAGGGAATGATCAGGCCCTGCGAATCACAAAAAGATCACAAGACTGTTACAGGTCGATCAATCACATTTAAATATTTGAAAATCAAAATTTTAAGCCTAGGATCAATCACACTTTTCCTTTCTAAAAGTCAGGGTCGGGACACTTTTGGCGCTTACCGGCAGCAAGAAGCACTACGGTTCAACTCCCAGGCCGGCAAAGTTGTATTAGAATTGCAAAGCTTTTGTGATGTTGTTGTGATACTTAGCCTTTAAATTGAAGGATATAAATTAAAATGGTGGCTGCCAAAGGAAGTAGGATTGTCAACTTTTAGAATATTTCCGCTTTCCGGCTTTTTAACCGGCTGAACAGACGGTCGCGCTTCCGGCTTCGCCAAAATCCTCCCGATTATGAAAAATGTACTGGTGATCGAAGACGACCGGAATATTGTCGACTTGCTGGAAATCCACCTCAAAGACCTGAATTTTAATCTGGAAAAATCCTATCATGGGGAAGAAGGCCTGGCCAAGGCCAGGTCAGGGGCGTTCGACCTGATCATCCTGGACATCATGCTGCCCGGGCTGGACGGGCTGGAAATATGCCGGCACCTGCGCACCGAAGGCATCCAAACGCCCATTCTGATGCTGACCGCTAAATCGGAAGAGATCGACAAGGTGCTGGGGCTGGAACTGGGCGCCGACGATTATATGACCAAACCTTTTAGCGTACGCGAGTTCATCGCCCGCGCCAAGGCGTTGATGCGGCGCATGGAGATGGCGGCCGTCCCAGCCGCCCATTCCTCCTCTCCTTCCCGCCTGGCTTTCGATGATCTGGCCATCGACCTGGACCGGCGGAAAGTCTCCCTGGAGGGAAAAAGGGTGGACCTCTCCCGAAAGGAATTCGAACTGCTGGCCCTGCTGGCTTCCAACCCCGGCAAAAGCTACGACCGCTCCCGCATCCTGAACCTGGTGTGGGGCTACGATTTCGACGGGTACGAACATACGGTCAATTCCCACATCAACCGCCTGCGCAGCAAGATCGAACCGGATATGGCCAATCCGAAGTACATTCTGACTACGTGGGGGGTGGGATATCGGTTTAATGAGGAGTTGTGAAGGGGGATGGTTAAATTGCTCAATGGTTAAATTGTTGAGGGCGCTCCGGAAACTATTGATGCCGAAGAACATTTTGTCCACCCCCTGAATCCCCCGCCAGCGGGGGACATTTCTCCCGATTTAGTGGTGCGTTTTCCCCCGCTGGGGGGGGTCAGGGGGTGGAATCCAAATAAAAGTTGGCGTTTTTGACCATCAATGCGCTAAACTCGACTTTCCGGAGCACCCTCATTGTTGGATGGCTCCATTGTTAAATGGTTATATTGCTGAATTGTTGCCTGCCAGCCATACACCAATTTAACCATAGACCATCTAACAATATAGCCATCCAGCCATTCAACCATCCAGCCATATAACAATGAAACCATCTAACAATATAGCCATCCAGCCATCCAACCATTTCACCCTGAGCTTGTCGAAGGGCAACCATCCAACAATATGACTCAAAACACCGGCCTGAACCGCCTCTACTGGAAAATCTCCGCCACCCTGCTGCTCGTCCTGGCAGTGGTAGGCGTCGGCTACATTCTCATCACCACCTATACGGCCCGGCAGTACCTGCAGGAAGTCAACCAGCGGCTGTACGGCAGCATTGCCAAACAACTGGTCAAGGAAACCCAACCCCTGGTCAACGGCCGGCCGGATACCGCAGCCACCCACGACATCATGCACTCTATGATGGTGATCAACCCCAGCGTGGAGGTGTACCTGCTGGATACGGAAGGGAAGATCATCGATTACGTCGTCCCCTATAAGTCGGTGAAGCTGGAGGAAGTCAGCCTCGGGCCGGTCCGCGAATTCATCGACAGCGAAGGCCAGGCTTTCGTATTGGGCGACGACCCCAAGAATCCTGGCAAGAAGAATGCTTTTTCCGCCGCTCCGGTCATCGAGCAAGGCCAGCTTACCGGCTACGCCTATATCATCCTGGCCAGCGAAGAGCAGGCCGCTGTCACCTCCAACCTGTTCGGCAGCTACATGCTCAAGCTGGGCGCCAATATGTTCTTCCTGGCCCTGGTGGTAGCCCTGGCCATCGGGCTGATCGCCATCGGGCTGATCACCCGCAACCTGCGGCGGATCGTCGAAACGGTGCGCCGCTTCAAGGAAGGAGACTACGACGTGCGCATCCCCGAAGAGGCACGAGGCGACCTGGCCCTGCTGGCGGACACCTTCAACGAAATGGCCGGCAAGATCGAAGAGAACATCGAACAGCTCAAATCCATGGACCGCCTGCGGCAGGAACTCATCGCCAACGTCTCGCACGACCTGCGCACGCCCCTTGCCCTGGTGCAGGGCTACATCGAGACCCTGATGATGAAGGAGGACAGCCTGGAGCCGGAAGAACGCCGGAAATACCTGGAGATCGTGATGGGCAGCTCGGAGAAGCTGTCCCGGCTCGTCGCCCAGCTCTTCGAATATTCCAAACTGGAAGCCGAGCAGATTCAACCGGAAAAGGAACCCTTCCTGCTGTCTGAGCTGGCGCAGGATGTCGCTGTGAAATACCAAATCCTGGCGCAGGAAAAGAACATCGAGGTCCGGCTGGACGCCCCTCCGGAACTGCCCCTGGTCTTCGCCGATGTGGCCCTGGTGGAGCGCGTATTGCAAAACCTGATGGACAATGCCCTCAAGTTCACCCCGCCCGGCGGCAGCGTGGCCATTCAACTCAGGAACCATTCCAAAGGGGTGGAAGTGCGGATATCGGATACCGGCCCCGGCATCCCCGAGGGCGAGCAGGCTCACATTTTCGAGCGTTACCGGAAATCAACGGCGGCGGAGAATAAAAAGGAGGGGACTGGCCTGGGACTGGCGATCGTGAAGAAAATCCTGGAAATCCACAATGCGGCCATTCAGGTGCAGAGCAAACCGGGGCAGGGGGCGGCGTTTTGGTTTTTGTTGCCGGCTTATCAGCAGTAATAAAGCCAGATGTTGCTGTCTATAAAGATTCTATCGTGCATTAGCCTCCTCTCTGTCAAATTTAAAACTACTCAAATCGAAACTGAATTTGCCATAAAATTCATCAACTGAAGATTCACCTTCTCCTTCTTGAGTTTCTTCTTCAATTATTTCAACTTCAAAATCCTTGAGAATTGCCCGAATCAGGTCAGCATCTCTATCATTCTTTATTTCAAGAACCAATTTTGTCATAGCTATAATCTTTTTACACTTGATAAAGATAACAAACAAATACAACAATAAAGTTGTGGCAATCCAAAAAAGTAGGCCAGACTGCCTATATTAATTGAAATAGGCCTTGCCTACTTATGCCTCTCCTCCAGCACCTTCACCACATCCTCCAGTTGGCACCCCTTCGCCGCCAGCAGCACCAAATAGTGATACATCAGGTCGGCCGCTTCGTTGAGGAATAAGGCTTCATTGTCATCCTTGGCCTCGATGATCATTTCGACGGCCTCTTCGCCCAATTTTTGCGCCACCTTATTGAGGCCGCGGGCAAACAGCTGGGCGGTATAGGAAACTGCCGGGTCGCCGCCCTTGCGGCTGTGGATGGTGCGTTCCAGGTGTCCCAGGAAGTTGACGTGGCGGTTGGTTTCCGCCCAGCAGGTATCCGTACCCGTATGGCAGACCGGGCCGCGGGGTTGGGCCATGACCAGCAGGGTATCGCGGTCGCAATCCGCCCGGATGTCGACCAGGCGCAGGTAGTTGCCCGAGCGCTCCCCCTTGCGCCACAGGCGGCGCCTGCTGCGGCTGAAAAAGGTGACTTTCTCGTCCCGCAGGGTCTTTTCCAGAGCCTCCTCGTTCATATACCCCAGCATCAGCACTTTGCCGGTGTCGGCATCTTGGACAACGGCCGGTACCAGGCCGTTGCCTTTGGCAAAATCGATTTTTTCAATATCTATTTTTATCATTGTTTCCTGTTTTTTACAACATTTACGAGAATCCGCTGCTATTCGTTACATGTAAAAACCGGACTTCAAAGGTATAATAGTTTGTGAAAGCCCGCCAATTTAGTATTTTAAAGCACAAAAACCTGACATGGACACCAACCAACCCTTAGACCTGGGCTACGAAGAGGGCCTGCTGCTCTCCAACGAAGCATTGGAAAGCCTGCGCATTACCGCCCGATGGGCCTTATTCCTGTCGATTCTCGGTTTTATCGGCATCGGCTTTCTCATTTTAGCCGGCATCATCGTCGGCATCACTTTTTCCTTTAGTTCCGAACTTGGGGGCATCACCCCCTTCCCGCCGGCTTTGCTCTCCCTGTTCTACATCATCCTGGGCGTGCTCTATTTGTTCCCGATGCTATACTTATACCGCTTTGCCACTCAAATGCGGGTGGCTGTGCAGCAAAGAGCCCAGGACACGCTCAACCGGTCGCTGGCCAATCTCAAAGCCCATTACAAATTCATTGGCATACTGGCCATTGTGATGATCGCCCTGTATTTCATCATGCTGATCGGCTTGTTTACTTTTGGCGCCTCTATGTTTTAGGGCGGTGGTTGGCGGTTGTTTGCTGGTTCGTGTAAAAGTGTATCCTCCTTCGCTAAAGCTTCGGCGTGCGAAGAGGGTATAAATACACATTTACACAAACAGCCCCAAATCACAGCCTCACGGTGATCCCCCGGCCATGCAGGTACTGCTTCAAATCCCCGATCTCGATCTCCCGGAAGTGGAAGATGCTGGCGGCCAGGCCGGCATCGGCTTTTCCCTCTGTGAAGACATCGTAAAAATGCTCCATCTTCCCGGCGCCGCCGGAGGCGATGAGGGGGATGGAAATCGACTCCGACACCAGGGCGGTGATTTCGTTGGCGAAGCCGTTTTTGGTGCCGTCGTGGTCCATGGAAGTGAAGAGAATTTCCCCGGCGCCGCGGCTTTCTGCCTCCTTTACCCAGTCCAACAGGCGAATCTCCGTCGGTATGCGGCCGCCACTGAGGTGGAGGTACCAGTCGCCGTTCATCCGCTTGGCGTCGACGGCCACGACGACGAACTGGCTGCCGAAGTTCTTCGCCAGTTCATCGATCAGCTCCGGGCGGCGCACCGCCGCGGAATTGATGGATATCTTGTCGGCCCCGGAAGACAGGAGCACATCCACATCCTCCAAAGAGCGGATGCCCCCGCCGATGGTGAAGGGGATGTTGAGGTGTTGGGCAATATCCTTGGCCAGGGCCGCCAGCGTCTTGCGCCGCTCGTGGGTGGCGGTGATGTCGAGGAACACCAGCTCGTCGGCCCCTTTTTCGCTGTACAGCGCGCCCAGCTCCACCGGGTCGCCCGCATCGATGAGGTTGACGAAATTGACGCCTTTGACGGTGCGGCCGTCCTTGATGTCGAGGCAGGGTATAATGCGTTTGGCTAACATCTTTTATTCATGATTTATTCCCGCTGCAAAGCCTCCACCGGATTGGCCCAGGCGGCTCTGGCCGTTTGCCAGCTCACCGTTGCCCAGGCGATCAGCAGGGCTGCCAGGCCGGCCAGCAGGAACACCCCGGCGCCAATAGAAATCCGGTAGGCAAAGTCCTGCAGCCAACTGTCCATCAGGTACCAGGCCAGAGGGGCAGCCAGCAGGAAGGCGGCCAGGACCAACCAGGTAAATTCTTTAGATATCAAAGTGATGATGCTCATGCTGGAAGCGCCCAGCACTTTGCGTATGCTGATCTCTTTCTTTCTTTGCTCTGCGGTGAAAGAGGCCAGGCCAACCAGGCCCAGGCAGGCAATAAAAATGGCCAGAAGGGCAAACAACCCAAAAATCTTGCCCTGCCTTTCTTCCGTCCGATAGAGGGCGGCAAAATTCTCATCGACAAAAGTATACTCGAAAGGCGCCTCCTGGTTGAAACGCTCCCAGGTGTCTTCGATAAAACTGATGGTCTCGGGGACGTTATCGGGTTTGATGCGAATGACGTAGTTCCAGGCCATGTAAGGCGCTACAAAATAAACGGTGGGAACGATCTTCTCCTTCATCGATTCGAAATGGAAATCTTTCAGGACACCGATGACGGTGCCGTCCCGGTTTTGCCATTGGCCACTTTCCCAATCGGCGATCTCAGCGCTGCCAAACCCTTTGCCGATGGCCGATTCATTGGTCCATCCTATTTCTTTTACCGCTGCTTCGTTGAGGATGAAAGCGGTATTGGCATCGGCGGAAAACTCCTTCGAGAAGCTGCGGCCGGCGGCCATTTCAAAGCCCATGGCCTCGATGAAGCCAAAGTCTGTCCATACCGTTTGCATGCCCCGTTGTTCCTGTTCGGGTATGCCTTCGGGGCGGGCCTGGAGAGAGCTGCTCAAGCTGCCCGGCGGCACTCTTGAGGAAGCGGCGGAAGATACAATGCGCGGGTTAGCCGCCAGTTGCTCGGCAAACTGATCATACTGGCCCCGCAATTCGGTAGGCGTTCCTTCAATCAGCACCAGATGGTCTTTATCGAAGCCCAAATCCATATTTCTGCAGTATTCCAATTGTTGATACACCACTCCTGTGATGATCAGCAAAAAGATAGAAGTCATAAACTGGAAGGAAACCAGCACCTTTCGGAGCAAGCCGCCCTTTAATCCTTGCTGCAGTTGGCCGGAAAAGACGACCACCGGCCTGAAAGCGGACAACAAAAAGGCCGGATAACTGCCGGCAGCAAGGCCGATCAGCACTACAATGCCCGCCAATCCTGCCAGCAAGCCCCAGTTGTCGAAAAACGTAAAGGCGATCTGCCGGTCCGCCAGGTTGTTAAAGCCGGGCAAGGTGAAAAAGACGATGCCAACGGCTAATACCAGTGCAATTAAGGCCAGCAGGGTGCTTTCGCTGAGGAACTGGCCGATCAACTGGGAGCGGGAGGCCCCGACTACCTTGCGCATGCCTACCTCGCGGGCCCGCACGCTCGACCGGGCAGTGGCCAGGTTCATATAATTAATACAGGCGATCAGCAGGATGAACAAAGCGATCAGAGAAAAGGCGTAAACATAGGTAATATCCCCGCCCGCAAAGAAGCTGGAAATGTTTTTGGAGTGCAAATACATCTCCGGCAACGGCTGCATGACAACGCGGGGGGAAAACTGCCGCCAGCCTTCCAGTTTGACATCGACAAAAGCCGCCAGGGCTTCCTCATAATCGGCCGGCTGCTTGCCCTCCGGTATCATGGCAAAGGTTTCGACATAGCCTTCCCCCCAGTTTTCCAGGACGATGCGGGAAAAGACCTGCCGGGCGCAATTCATAGAGGCCAGCATCTCAAATTTTAGCTGCGAGTTTTCGGGCACATCTTCCATCACGCCAGTCACCTCAAAAGGGCGGTCCCGAATGGTCAGCGCTTTCCCGATCGGGTTGGCCTCCTTAAAATATTTTCGGGCGGCGCTTTCGGAGAGCACCACAGAATAGGGGTTTTCCAGCACCTTCTCCGGGTCGCCGCTAACGAGGGGGTAATGAAATACCTGAAATACTTCCGGGTCAACAAAAGCAAAGCCTTCTTCGGTAAACAACTCGTCGCCCAGTTCTATTAATTCCTGCTCCTGGGGGGCGAAGCGGACCAGGGAGAAGTCCGAAAAATCTACCTTCATTTCCTCTGCCAGGCGGTACGGCCCGATGGCGCGCTGCATGCTTTCCTGGGTTTGAGGGTTGGTAGCCGAAATATTGAGGCGGTAAATGCGGTCCCGCTGGCTGTGGAAGCGGTCGAAGCTCAGCTCTGTCTGCACATAGAGCAGGATCAGCAGCACGCAGGCGACCCCAATGGCCAGCCCAAGGATGTTGATGAGGGTATAACCCCTGAATTTCCAGAGGTTTCGAATCGCCGTTTTCAGGTAATTCCTAAACATGAGTTTGTTGTTTTGAGTGTACAATCGGGTGGAATTTGGACAAATCAAAAGGTGAAGTCGGAAGTGCGAAGTCGGAAGTCGGAATGGGCCCCAATTGGGCGTCTTGCGCTTGGTTTCCGCCTTCCGATTTACTTCGTCAGTCGCTTCGCTCGTGTGTCCGCCTTTAGCGTTGGTCCGCCCAAAGTCCAGTAAAGACAAACAAGTTAAAAAATCTTTGATTAGGTTTTGAGTTTTTCGCTGATGAGGTGTTTGGTGGCGGTGGCTTCTTTATCGTTTCCCAGCGCTGACTACCTTCGCTTTTTTGCTGCTAAGGTAGTGGTGTTATATGGAGCGCGCCAGGTAGGAACGACATTTTGCAACTTTGGGAAAACTTCCTGATTGCGGAGCGCCGGAAAAAAATGGAATACCAGCGGCTTTACGCCAACACGTACTTCTGGCGTACCTACTCCGGCGCGGAGATTGACTATCTGGAAGAAAGAGGCGGCCAGCTTTTCGGCTTCGAGTTCAAATGGAAATCTGTTCGCGGGAAGGCACCCTCCACCTGGTTGGAAACTTATGATAATGCGTCTTAGGCGCTAGGAAAGAATAAACTGTCCATTCTGGCTTGTCCTTTTTGCGCCATGCTGCGTTGCTCATCACTCAGGTAGCTTAGGCTATCCTCGATCTTCGCGCCTTGCCTGGCACAAAAATCACTGCCCCATAATTGAACACTTTACTCTTTCCTAGCGCCTTATCAATTGATCAACCGGGATAACTTTCTGGAATTTGTGCTTTAGCTGCTGTAAATAAGCTACCATTCAAACGTTGGACAGCCAAGTGGGGCTTCGTACATCCTACACAACCCAGGACCGCCGTTGGACCCGTACATCGTACACATCCCGGCAACCTTTGTCCAACCTTAGACAGATAGCCCTGTAAATAAATGGAGGCTAGTCATTGACTTGGGGTCTACCCTGAAAATTAATGCTGAGAATAAAATTCTGAAATCTTTGGTTTTTAGCCGTTGAATGTAATAATTATTCAGTCAACCTCCCCAACAACGCCACATCCTCCTCCCATTCCCGCAGCTTCCGTTCGTAGGCCGCCTGCGTTTTGGTAAGCCGCAGGGTGTAGGGCCTGCCGCTTTTGATCGTTTCCATTTTCAGGTCTACCTCCACGCTTTTGATGGCCCGTTCCATTTCGGAGCGGTAGGATTCGTTTTGCCGGTAATCGTACACCTGTCGAGTAGGAGAGCTTAGAAAGGGGCGAAGTATCTCCCAGAGGTTTTTGTAGTGTTCCGTTTTCGGCACCTCTCGTTTCCAATCGGGCGGAGGGCTGGGTTTTACAGCGGTGCGATCGTTGAGGTCTTTCAGGCAAACATCGTACAGCGCCCGGCCCAGCACGCTGCTCTTGTACTTTCCGGAAAGCAAAATGGGCGCCAACACCTCGTTGGCGTAGGCGCGGGGCAGCGGCACGGCGATGCGTTCCATGATGCTTTTGATCCATCCCGCGTCCTGCTCCAGGTGGGGGCTGAGCGCCAGGATGTTTTCCACAACGGCGGCGGCGGCCGAGATGCGCTTTTCTTTTTGATCTTTGAAAAGGTAGCGATAGGCGAAATCTCCTGTCTCCAGCTCCTGCAGCTTGGCCTTGCGGAGGTATTTGGGAAGTTGCCGGGCCTGGTGGAGGACAAAGGGGGGCAGGCCAGGCGAGCCCCGTTCGTCCAGCGCCCTTAAAACGTCCAGGAGGTGGCGGATTGCGGAGACATCGTCCGTGTCGGCCGCTTTCTGGAATACGGGGTGGAAGGCGGCCGGCGCGTAGGCCTGGATTAATTCCACCCAGCTTTCCACGCTGATGTTTTCAAAAACAGCCGGGAGCAGGGCTTCGCTCATCTGTTTCAGCAGGCTTTCATCCCGGAACCGGGCCAGGGCGGCGGCGGCGGGGCTGTAGTCCGGGGTGTTGTACCTTTTTTCTTCCGGAATGCCATCCTCCAGGAGGCTGGCCAGCAGCTTCCGGGCGTAC
This genomic window contains:
- a CDS encoding response regulator transcription factor, with the protein product MKNVLVIEDDRNIVDLLEIHLKDLNFNLEKSYHGEEGLAKARSGAFDLIILDIMLPGLDGLEICRHLRTEGIQTPILMLTAKSEEIDKVLGLELGADDYMTKPFSVREFIARAKALMRRMEMAAVPAAHSSSPSRLAFDDLAIDLDRRKVSLEGKRVDLSRKEFELLALLASNPGKSYDRSRILNLVWGYDFDGYEHTVNSHINRLRSKIEPDMANPKYILTTWGVGYRFNEEL
- a CDS encoding HAMP domain-containing histidine kinase — encoded protein: MTQNTGLNRLYWKISATLLLVLAVVGVGYILITTYTARQYLQEVNQRLYGSIAKQLVKETQPLVNGRPDTAATHDIMHSMMVINPSVEVYLLDTEGKIIDYVVPYKSVKLEEVSLGPVREFIDSEGQAFVLGDDPKNPGKKNAFSAAPVIEQGQLTGYAYIILASEEQAAVTSNLFGSYMLKLGANMFFLALVVALAIGLIAIGLITRNLRRIVETVRRFKEGDYDVRIPEEARGDLALLADTFNEMAGKIEENIEQLKSMDRLRQELIANVSHDLRTPLALVQGYIETLMMKEDSLEPEERRKYLEIVMGSSEKLSRLVAQLFEYSKLEAEQIQPEKEPFLLSELAQDVAVKYQILAQEKNIEVRLDAPPELPLVFADVALVERVLQNLMDNALKFTPPGGSVAIQLRNHSKGVEVRISDTGPGIPEGEQAHIFERYRKSTAAENKKEGTGLGLAIVKKILEIHNAAIQVQSKPGQGAAFWFLLPAYQQ
- a CDS encoding bifunctional phosphoribosyl-AMP cyclohydrolase/phosphoribosyl-ATP diphosphatase HisIE, yielding MIKIDIEKIDFAKGNGLVPAVVQDADTGKVLMLGYMNEEALEKTLRDEKVTFFSRSRRRLWRKGERSGNYLRLVDIRADCDRDTLLVMAQPRGPVCHTGTDTCWAETNRHVNFLGHLERTIHSRKGGDPAVSYTAQLFARGLNKVAQKLGEEAVEMIIEAKDDNEALFLNEAADLMYHYLVLLAAKGCQLEDVVKVLEERHK
- the hisF gene encoding imidazole glycerol phosphate synthase subunit HisF — translated: MLAKRIIPCLDIKDGRTVKGVNFVNLIDAGDPVELGALYSEKGADELVFLDITATHERRKTLAALAKDIAQHLNIPFTIGGGIRSLEDVDVLLSSGADKISINSAAVRRPELIDELAKNFGSQFVVVAVDAKRMNGDWYLHLSGGRIPTEIRLLDWVKEAESRGAGEILFTSMDHDGTKNGFANEITALVSESISIPLIASGGAGKMEHFYDVFTEGKADAGLAASIFHFREIEIGDLKQYLHGRGITVRL
- a CDS encoding ABC transporter permease, with amino-acid sequence MFRNYLKTAIRNLWKFRGYTLINILGLAIGVACVLLILLYVQTELSFDRFHSQRDRIYRLNISATNPQTQESMQRAIGPYRLAEEMKVDFSDFSLVRFAPQEQELIELGDELFTEEGFAFVDPEVFQVFHYPLVSGDPEKVLENPYSVVLSESAARKYFKEANPIGKALTIRDRPFEVTGVMEDVPENSQLKFEMLASMNCARQVFSRIVLENWGEGYVETFAMIPEGKQPADYEEALAAFVDVKLEGWRQFSPRVVMQPLPEMYLHSKNISSFFAGGDITYVYAFSLIALFILLIACINYMNLATARSSVRAREVGMRKVVGASRSQLIGQFLSESTLLALIALVLAVGIVFFTLPGFNNLADRQIAFTFFDNWGLLAGLAGIVVLIGLAAGSYPAFLLSAFRPVVVFSGQLQQGLKGGLLRKVLVSFQFMTSIFLLIITGVVYQQLEYCRNMDLGFDKDHLVLIEGTPTELRGQYDQFAEQLAANPRIVSSAASSRVPPGSLSSSLQARPEGIPEQEQRGMQTVWTDFGFIEAMGFEMAAGRSFSKEFSADANTAFILNEAAVKEIGWTNESAIGKGFGSAEIADWESGQWQNRDGTVIGVLKDFHFESMKEKIVPTVYFVAPYMAWNYVIRIKPDNVPETISFIEDTWERFNQEAPFEYTFVDENFAALYRTEERQGKIFGLFALLAIFIACLGLVGLASFTAEQRKKEISIRKVLGASSMSIITLISKEFTWLVLAAFLLAAPLAWYLMDSWLQDFAYRISIGAGVFLLAGLAALLIAWATVSWQTARAAWANPVEALQRE
- a CDS encoding DUF4143 domain-containing protein, with the translated sequence MWSAPGRNDILQLWENFLIAERRKKMEYQRLYANTYFWRTYSGAEIDYLEERGGQLFGFEFKWKSVRGKAPSTWLETYDNAS